One Firmicutes bacterium CAG:345 genomic region harbors:
- a CDS encoding aBC-type transport system permease component (product inferred by homology to UniProt): MKNKKRKNPMLSIGIWVAFAVFAIYSISLLFPFVWMLLNSFRNVDEWRHLTSLKDYWSWPSNWDFTNYIKILQENLQGENLLSMIGYSLILTILGTLVNVFFSACAAYCVAKYDFPGKKILYGMAIFAMVVPIVGTLPAQIRFMEFLHLDDSILGVLFLYSGAFGFNFILLHSSFQSISWNYAEAAQMDGAGHFGIFFKVMIPMCKGPIIACCILQSIALWNDYSTPFLFLKSHKTLAVGLQAIQMELQSQGNYPMIFAAIIISILPVLIIYCIFQKKIVENTVAGGLKG, encoded by the coding sequence ATGAAAAATAAGAAAAGAAAAAATCCAATGTTATCGATTGGTATTTGGGTTGCATTTGCGGTATTTGCTATATATTCAATATCTTTATTATTTCCTTTTGTTTGGATGCTTTTAAATTCATTTAGAAATGTTGATGAATGGAGACATTTAACATCATTGAAAGATTATTGGTCTTGGCCATCCAATTGGGATTTTACTAACTACATTAAAATTTTGCAGGAAAATTTACAAGGGGAAAATTTATTATCGATGATTGGATATTCCTTGATATTAACTATTCTTGGGACATTGGTGAATGTATTTTTCTCTGCATGTGCGGCTTATTGTGTAGCTAAATATGATTTTCCTGGAAAGAAAATTTTATATGGAATGGCGATATTTGCAATGGTAGTTCCAATTGTTGGAACTTTACCGGCTCAAATTAGATTTATGGAGTTTTTGCATTTAGATGATTCTATTTTAGGAGTGCTATTTTTATATTCAGGAGCCTTTGGCTTTAACTTTATTCTTTTACATTCATCTTTCCAAAGTATTTCATGGAACTATGCAGAAGCAGCGCAGATGGATGGGGCGGGACATTTTGGTATATTTTTTAAAGTGATGATTCCAATGTGCAAAGGCCCAATCATCGCTTGTTGTATCTTACAATCAATTGCTTTATGGAATGATTATTCAACTCCTTTCTTGTTTTTGAAAAGCCATAAAACTTTAGCGGTTGGTTTACAAGCTATTCAGATGGAACTTCAAAGTCAAGGCAATTATCCGATGATTTTTGCTGCCATTATTATTTCTATTCTTCCTGTTTTAATAATTTATTGTATCTTCCAAAAGAAGATTGTAGAAAATACAGTTGCTGGAGGATTAAAAGGATAA
- a CDS encoding o-glycosyl hydrolase family 16 (product inferred by homology to UniProt): protein MATAFWTFYYADNGNVNHEIDIEAFNSNDVIYSSYTSESDSTHINSKLNYNLQDNEKHTYRFDWYCGKKVEFYIDNVLQTVIETNVPTHAMEVWIGAWCPSWAGEQRQENSKMTIYSFKYTKF, encoded by the coding sequence GTGGCAACTGCTTTTTGGACATTTTATTATGCTGATAATGGAAATGTTAACCATGAAATAGATATTGAAGCATTTAATTCTAATGATGTTATTTATTCTTCATATACTTCAGAAAGTGATTCTACTCATATTAATTCAAAATTGAATTATAATCTTCAAGATAATGAAAAACATACCTATCGTTTTGATTGGTACTGCGGAAAAAAAGTTGAATTTTATATAGATAATGTTCTTCAAACAGTTATAGAAACTAATGTTCCAACTCATGCCATGGAAGTATGGATTGGAGCGTGGTGTCCTTCTTGGGCTGGTGAACAAAGACAAGAAAATTCAAAGATGACAATTTATTCCTTTAAATATACTAAGTTTTAA
- a CDS encoding glucokinase ROK family protein (product inferred by homology to UniProt) codes for MKKLNTGRNQTYARTLNNELVIQALRKEDLSATELSEKLSLSNAAMSSIMKGLLEQGIIKISYTKSESGKGRKQIVYSLNESYGLIIVVSLSDNRYAITISNIKEEILLERIKEIDRYDVSIIYEIVLNIKDMLQNPLYRDIALRNIIISVPGRVNSQTGELQLSKQFDKNLFEGKNNIQAIFKTHFDVPIYQYNDINLSIIGEMKYGELKNSQNAMVAYVDNGIGGAFILNGEFYGGEEGYAGELGLMHCYFHGKEDALDEFSSLRSIKEYAAQKYETHFTVKDLVKKYEEKGDLYEYINETAHLLGRRLKDVVELLNISDILVSGRVSLFGEDYLKCVEEEVKKSSNECSVKFTKIGRTSVLYGAISTSVDQSIISMTRNDEDELIYN; via the coding sequence ATGAAAAAATTAAATACTGGAAGAAATCAAACTTATGCAAGAACATTGAATAATGAATTAGTTATTCAAGCTTTGAGAAAAGAAGATTTATCAGCCACAGAATTATCAGAAAAACTTTCTTTATCAAATGCTGCTATGAGTTCAATTATGAAAGGACTTTTAGAACAAGGAATTATAAAAATTTCTTATACAAAATCAGAATCTGGAAAAGGAAGAAAACAGATTGTTTATTCCTTAAATGAATCATATGGTTTAATTATTGTTGTTTCGTTATCAGATAATAGATACGCAATAACTATCTCTAATATTAAAGAAGAAATTCTTTTAGAGAGAATAAAAGAGATAGATAGATATGATGTAAGTATTATCTATGAAATAGTTTTAAATATTAAAGATATGTTACAAAACCCACTTTATCGTGATATCGCTTTAAGAAACATTATCATTTCTGTTCCTGGTCGTGTTAATTCACAAACTGGAGAATTGCAATTATCTAAGCAGTTTGACAAAAATTTATTTGAAGGAAAAAATAATATTCAAGCAATATTCAAAACCCATTTTGATGTTCCAATTTATCAATATAATGATATAAATCTTTCTATAATTGGTGAAATGAAATATGGGGAACTTAAGAATTCTCAAAACGCTATGGTCGCTTATGTTGATAATGGTATTGGTGGAGCTTTCATTCTCAATGGAGAATTCTATGGTGGCGAAGAAGGATACGCAGGTGAACTTGGTTTAATGCATTGCTATTTTCATGGAAAAGAAGATGCCTTAGATGAATTTTCTTCTTTAAGAAGTATTAAAGAATATGCAGCCCAAAAATATGAAACTCACTTTACAGTTAAGGATCTTGTTAAAAAATATGAAGAAAAAGGCGATTTATATGAATATATAAATGAAACGGCCCATCTTCTTGGCCGTCGTCTTAAAGATGTTGTAGAACTTTTGAATATTTCAGACATTTTGGTTTCTGGTCGTGTTTCTTTATTTGGTGAAGATTATCTTAAATGTGTGGAAGAAGAAGTAAAAAAATCTTCGAATGAATGTTCAGTTAAATTTACAAAAATTGGAAGAACTTCTGTTTTATATGGAGCGATATCAACATCTGTTGATCAATCTATAATTTCTATGACCAGAAATGATGAAGATGAATTGATTTATAATTGA
- a CDS encoding filamentous haemagglutinin family outer membrane protein (product inferred by homology to UniProt) yields the protein MKKISLFLSLLTLLSISSCTPKINKLSFEKNEYIVHSGEKISVVQNVSDVNYLIIGKNDYSIYLDEKTGIFKFDDMIPNYLQVMVIAKKDTLESEPIVVTLIHDYRQSEVSFNNLTDYIMNGEIISAQSSLSYSITYSLKDEVDGISIDSSSGKVNFAPSVLNDQAFTVVAKTHGNVQSEKTFYAIKSNFAKVENTRQAIEKNGNVDAIYFLDFSEIPDIEEKGIIALTTSRNNPVSSENYQYDKNQKKLRISSKYLSTLPYGENTLKIITARNTISINVEVATKFIYTAEDLQSINKNEESLSGYYILMDDIDLSSYLSENCEGYNDGKGWIPIGQYNDVTDSNVATRFAFKGTFDGNGHVVSNLLMNNKKDTYAFNAGLFGYVTSSATIRNLGVSGNLNVASYSGGLVGSNSGIIENCWSDVYLDVFSGESAYRYVGGFAGSNFGTIRNCYSSNDVRSDTYYGAFIGSNEGEITNCFARVQNNVQNFAGLGTIDDTSNHLFLTEQEMKSYDYSSVFSQDYWNIKDSDYPTLKENLKQYAVNKFEIDPNILKNNYYIGDKIDLNVNIYPRNYQEEYEEKVVYSIEKNGGAKIENGKILNTLNASKNEIVVNASIEIEGQTYFSSITIQLGKRIRDISLDNVLTNVTAGSSYKLEANLSPLDATEKVVYHLLGENLEGITVFGDTLNIEEDVTADSFQIYGSNQNNTIRSEIITVSIKKLQRINFSTIYLDDKNFEFILPSDKIKNISYLGQNVNYQQNGNIITISKDLFEDKKDEKLDFIFEDENQNLFIGSGYYLSHNAFTLDSIKEKENDIIEISSKEDFYKYFNLNESSYQSSKYENYNKTYVLTKDIDFQDDLINGIGFTKDGMTSHPFAGTIYGLGHTISNYQIKQNEYALIDSSSDSKNYGVGLFASLSGRLYDINIKNVKVSGKNFVGGLVGMMTGNSIVENCHLENETNSNITGYNNYIYTVGDIRVGGVVGRLFEGQVLACTYNGKEKNTIG from the coding sequence ATGAAAAAAATATCATTGTTTTTGAGTTTATTAACTCTTTTATCTATCAGTAGTTGTACACCAAAAATTAACAAATTATCTTTTGAAAAAAATGAATATATAGTTCATTCAGGGGAAAAAATTTCTGTTGTGCAGAATGTTAGTGATGTCAACTATCTTATCATAGGTAAAAATGATTATTCTATTTACCTTGATGAAAAGACTGGAATTTTTAAATTTGATGATATGATACCTAATTATCTCCAAGTGATGGTTATAGCTAAAAAAGATACATTAGAAAGTGAACCAATTGTCGTAACATTAATTCATGATTATAGACAGTCAGAGGTTAGTTTTAATAATTTGACAGATTATATAATGAATGGAGAAATAATTTCAGCACAATCTTCTTTATCGTATTCTATTACCTATTCTTTGAAGGATGAAGTTGATGGAATATCAATTGATTCTTCTAGTGGAAAAGTAAATTTTGCGCCATCGGTATTAAATGATCAAGCTTTTACTGTTGTTGCCAAAACACATGGAAATGTTCAAAGCGAAAAAACATTTTATGCGATAAAATCAAATTTTGCAAAAGTAGAAAATACGAGACAAGCTATTGAGAAAAATGGAAATGTTGATGCGATATATTTTCTTGATTTTTCTGAGATACCAGATATTGAGGAAAAAGGAATTATCGCTTTGACAACTTCAAGAAATAATCCTGTTTCTAGTGAAAATTACCAGTATGATAAAAATCAAAAGAAATTGAGGATATCTTCAAAATATTTATCCACACTTCCATATGGTGAAAATACATTAAAAATTATAACAGCAAGAAATACTATTTCGATTAATGTAGAAGTTGCGACAAAATTTATTTATACTGCTGAAGATTTACAATCCATTAATAAAAATGAAGAATCTCTTTCCGGATATTATATTTTGATGGATGATATAGATTTATCTTCTTATTTAAGTGAAAATTGTGAAGGATATAATGATGGCAAAGGTTGGATTCCAATTGGACAATATAACGATGTAACTGATTCTAATGTTGCAACAAGATTTGCCTTTAAAGGTACTTTTGATGGCAATGGACATGTTGTTTCAAACTTGTTGATGAATAATAAAAAAGATACATATGCTTTTAATGCTGGATTATTTGGATATGTTACGAGTTCAGCAACAATAAGAAATTTAGGGGTTTCAGGAAATTTAAATGTCGCTTCTTATTCTGGTGGATTAGTTGGATCAAATTCTGGAATTATTGAAAATTGTTGGAGCGATGTTTATCTTGATGTTTTTAGTGGAGAAAGTGCCTATCGTTATGTTGGTGGATTTGCGGGATCAAATTTTGGAACAATAAGAAATTGCTATAGTTCGAACGATGTTAGAAGTGATACTTATTATGGAGCATTTATTGGATCAAATGAAGGCGAAATAACAAATTGTTTTGCTCGCGTTCAAAATAATGTGCAAAATTTTGCTGGACTAGGAACAATTGATGACACTTCAAATCATTTGTTTTTAACTGAACAAGAGATGAAAAGCTATGACTATTCTAGTGTTTTTTCTCAAGATTATTGGAATATAAAAGATTCAGATTATCCAACTTTAAAAGAAAATTTAAAACAATATGCAGTAAATAAATTTGAAATAGATCCAAATATTTTGAAAAATAATTATTATATTGGGGATAAAATTGATCTTAATGTAAATATTTATCCTAGAAATTATCAAGAAGAGTATGAAGAAAAAGTAGTATATAGCATTGAAAAAAATGGTGGTGCTAAGATTGAAAATGGAAAAATTCTCAATACATTAAACGCTAGTAAAAATGAGATTGTCGTTAATGCATCAATAGAAATTGAAGGGCAAACTTATTTTTCTTCTATCACCATTCAACTCGGAAAAAGAATTAGAGATATTTCTTTGGATAATGTTTTGACTAATGTTACAGCAGGTAGTTCATATAAATTAGAAGCAAATTTATCTCCTTTAGATGCTACTGAAAAAGTTGTTTATCATCTTCTGGGTGAAAATCTTGAGGGTATTACAGTCTTTGGAGATACATTGAATATTGAAGAAGATGTAACAGCAGATTCATTTCAGATTTATGGATCAAATCAAAATAATACAATTAGATCTGAAATAATTACAGTGTCGATTAAAAAGCTTCAAAGAATAAATTTTTCTACAATATATCTTGATGATAAAAATTTTGAATTTATTTTACCTAGTGATAAGATAAAAAATATTTCTTACCTTGGACAAAATGTAAACTATCAACAAAATGGCAATATTATTACTATTTCTAAAGATTTATTCGAAGATAAAAAAGATGAAAAATTAGATTTTATATTTGAAGATGAAAATCAAAATTTATTCATTGGAAGTGGGTATTATCTTTCTCATAATGCTTTTACATTAGATAGTATTAAAGAAAAGGAAAATGATATTATTGAAATTTCTTCGAAAGAAGATTTCTATAAATATTTCAATTTAAACGAAAGTTCTTACCAAAGTTCAAAATATGAAAATTATAATAAAACTTATGTTTTAACAAAAGATATAGATTTCCAAGATGATTTAATTAATGGTATTGGTTTTACAAAAGATGGAATGACATCACATCCTTTTGCAGGAACAATTTATGGCTTAGGTCACACTATTAGCAATTATCAAATAAAGCAAAATGAATATGCTTTAATTGATTCTTCAAGTGATAGTAAAAATTATGGTGTTGGACTTTTTGCCTCGTTGAGCGGAAGGTTATATGATATTAATATCAAGAATGTTAAAGTTTCAGGGAAAAATTTTGTTGGCGGTCTTGTAGGAATGATGACAGGTAATTCTATTGTTGAAAATTGTCATCTTGAAAATGAAACAAATTCTAATATCACAGGATATAACAATTATATTTACACCGTTGGAGATATTAGAGTAGGCGGTGTTGTTGGACGATTATTTGAAGGTCAAGTATTAGCTTGTACTTATAACGGAAAGGAAAAAAATACAATCGGGTAA
- a CDS encoding phosphoglucomutase (product inferred by homology to UniProt) codes for MNDKKIEFGTGGFRGVIGDDFSRDNIQLVGKAIANIVKFEKSEKPIVVGYDYRFMSDYAAKWIAEVLAYNGIKVLISKEPTPTPAVMFKTKKESYDFGIMITASHNPYYFNGIKVFQKEGMDADINLTSRIEQQIALLKNVEIIDFDEALSKGFIEYISFIDEYVENIKSFMDQQIQGSDINILIDDLHGVGVTSLSPLIEKMSFKNIKIVNYNHDAFFGNMLPNPTKNNMEKDRKYLNDYHYDCIAGLDSDADRLGMLDELGNYVDSNEILASLYYYFIKYRHMSGDIVKNLATSNLLDKVAQKCGFVCHEVDVGFKNVSSAIKKYDALIGGESSGGLTMRGYIYGKDSTFALALVIEMLIAMKKPLSKVIEEVRNFADFHHVIIEDSISYKDDKKVCSYLENETIDFPDEVLKVERINRNIKYIFADDSWVLLRRSGTEPVLRIFVEMRTKEKAEQYVKRLNEYVEHIDNMVHE; via the coding sequence ATGAATGATAAAAAAATTGAATTTGGAACAGGTGGATTTCGCGGTGTAATCGGGGATGATTTTTCACGTGATAATATTCAATTAGTTGGTAAGGCTATAGCTAATATTGTTAAGTTTGAAAAAAGCGAAAAGCCTATAGTTGTTGGATATGATTACAGATTTATGTCCGATTATGCTGCTAAGTGGATTGCCGAAGTTTTGGCCTATAATGGTATTAAGGTTTTGATATCTAAAGAACCGACACCAACTCCAGCAGTAATGTTTAAAACTAAAAAAGAAAGTTATGATTTTGGAATTATGATTACTGCTAGTCATAACCCTTATTATTTCAATGGTATTAAAGTCTTTCAAAAAGAAGGCATGGATGCTGATATAAATTTAACAAGTCGAATAGAACAGCAAATTGCTTTATTAAAAAATGTAGAAATAATCGACTTTGATGAGGCATTATCTAAAGGATTCATTGAATATATATCATTTATTGATGAGTATGTAGAGAATATAAAGTCTTTTATGGACCAACAGATTCAAGGAAGCGATATTAATATTTTAATCGATGATTTACATGGTGTAGGTGTTACTTCATTATCTCCTCTTATTGAAAAAATGAGCTTTAAAAATATTAAAATTGTCAATTATAATCATGATGCTTTTTTTGGAAATATGTTGCCAAATCCAACAAAGAACAATATGGAAAAAGATCGGAAATATCTGAATGATTATCATTATGATTGTATTGCTGGTCTTGATTCTGATGCTGATAGATTGGGAATGCTTGATGAACTTGGAAATTATGTAGATAGCAATGAAATTTTAGCTTCTTTATATTATTATTTTATTAAGTATCGCCATATGTCAGGTGATATCGTTAAAAATTTGGCTACCAGTAATCTTCTTGATAAAGTTGCACAAAAATGTGGCTTTGTTTGTCACGAAGTTGATGTTGGGTTTAAAAATGTTTCAAGTGCAATAAAAAAATATGATGCATTAATCGGTGGAGAAAGTTCTGGCGGTTTAACTATGCGTGGATATATTTATGGCAAAGATTCAACTTTTGCTCTAGCGTTAGTTATTGAAATGTTAATAGCAATGAAGAAACCTTTATCTAAAGTCATTGAAGAAGTAAGAAATTTTGCTGATTTTCATCATGTTATTATTGAAGATAGTATTTCTTACAAAGATGATAAAAAAGTTTGCTCATATTTAGAAAATGAAACAATTGATTTTCCGGATGAAGTTTTAAAAGTTGAAAGAATTAATCGCAATATAAAATATATTTTTGCTGATGATTCATGGGTACTATTAAGACGTTCTGGAACAGAACCTGTTTTACGAATTTTTGTTGAAATGCGGACAAAAGAAAAGGCAGAGCAATATGTTAAAAGACTTAATGAATATGTAGAACATATTGATAACATGGTACATGAATAA
- a CDS encoding aBC transporter related (product inferred by homology to UniProt) → MAGLVLKNIYKTYKNDVTVVKDFSMEIKDGEFIVFVGPSGCGKSTVLRMIAGLEEITSGELYINGNYMNDVEPKDRNIAMVFQNYALYPFLDVYDNIAFGLKLRHVPKEEIKKKVEEVSKVLGLEEYLKRKPGALSGGQRQRVALGRAIVKDADIFLFDEPLSNLDAKLRTEMRSEIIRLYEKLKTTFIYVTHDQVEAMTMGTRIVVLKNGEIQQFDTPTNLYDHPANKFVASFIGTPQMNFFKVKITKEDGEYFAEIINGNKISLGNLDLIDEYKDKDLFEATLGIRSENVYEDQDGIPVYLNVIESLGSECLLFLNFENDFDSISSKKETEFVMKKPGRTEHHFGDQIKVSFDTENLCLFDIDTENSLLKY, encoded by the coding sequence ATGGCAGGTTTAGTATTAAAAAATATTTATAAAACTTATAAAAATGATGTTACAGTTGTAAAAGATTTTTCGATGGAAATAAAAGATGGCGAATTTATTGTTTTTGTTGGACCATCAGGTTGCGGAAAATCAACAGTTTTAAGAATGATAGCAGGACTTGAAGAAATTACCAGCGGTGAATTATATATCAATGGTAATTATATGAATGATGTTGAACCAAAAGATCGAAATATTGCTATGGTTTTCCAAAATTATGCGTTATATCCTTTTTTAGATGTTTACGATAATATCGCTTTTGGACTGAAATTACGTCATGTTCCAAAAGAGGAAATAAAGAAAAAAGTAGAGGAAGTTAGTAAAGTTTTAGGACTTGAAGAATATTTAAAAAGAAAACCAGGTGCTCTTTCAGGTGGACAAAGACAACGTGTAGCACTAGGAAGAGCAATTGTAAAAGATGCTGATATATTCTTGTTTGATGAACCTTTATCGAATTTGGATGCAAAGCTTAGAACTGAAATGAGATCTGAAATTATTCGGTTATATGAAAAATTAAAAACGACATTTATCTATGTTACCCATGATCAAGTAGAAGCTATGACTATGGGAACGCGAATCGTTGTTTTAAAAAATGGAGAAATTCAACAATTTGATACTCCAACAAATTTATATGATCATCCAGCTAATAAATTTGTTGCCAGTTTTATTGGAACTCCGCAGATGAATTTCTTTAAAGTAAAAATTACTAAAGAAGATGGTGAATATTTTGCAGAAATAATTAATGGAAATAAAATATCACTTGGTAATCTTGATTTAATCGATGAATATAAAGATAAGGATTTATTTGAAGCAACTTTAGGAATTAGAAGTGAAAATGTTTATGAAGATCAAGATGGAATACCAGTTTATCTAAATGTCATTGAATCTCTTGGATCTGAATGTTTATTATTTTTAAATTTTGAAAACGACTTTGATTCTATTTCTTCAAAGAAAGAAACAGAATTTGTAATGAAAAAACCAGGTAGAACTGAACACCATTTCGGAGATCAAATTAAAGTTAGTTTTGATACTGAAAATTTATGTTTGTTCGATATTGATACTGAAAACAGTTTGCTTAAATATTAA
- a CDS encoding unknown (no significant homology to UniProt), translating to MKKLNVILLATVATLLASCSPTSSSSSSSSSTSTIQPTSSSVISSSSSISSNSSSSSSSKPSSSSSTSSATSSSSTTSSSGTDVISITSIEIGNYPDKTEYNIGEELDITGLTILVNYSDGSQKEVPVTLDMVIAPSMNKEGQTDVIIKYEEKYQAYYTINIKSTIEKEKPTITFTLDDGTTFTNGTTLLTNDLKTIIVSVNAVVDYEIFYTKDDGETNLGSKAPTEPGLYAINVTTLENAYYSSTTAFVWYYIKAPSVKKEAEISFSIENGTKFTQGEPYNIEVTVSSGADYEVYYTKDDGEIDLGATAPTEPGLYAVNVRIIENDEFVAPLDNKKTWRWFEIVAKTEKQDAEISFSVASGTHFTYGEDYQIEVAVSNGADYEVYYTKDDGETNLGQNKPTAPGTYAINVAVKENATFKAKNVFVWYVIDSPSELQEAVIEISIENGTIFTYGTPYEITVKVSDGADYEVYYTKDDGETNLGTTAPTEPGVYAINVLVKENNIYKSSSAFRWYRINENEAQSLKKVLPQ from the coding sequence ATGAAAAAGCTTAATGTTATCTTACTTGCAACAGTCGCCACACTTTTAGCATCTTGTTCACCTACATCATCATCATCATCATCTTCTTCTTCTACTTCTACGATTCAACCAACCTCTTCTTCCGTAATTTCATCTTCTTCATCTATTTCTTCTAATTCAAGTAGTTCTTCATCTAGTAAACCTAGTTCATCTTCTAGTACTAGTTCAGCAACCTCTTCTTCCTCAACAACATCATCATCGGGCACTGATGTTATCAGTATTACTTCTATTGAAATTGGAAATTACCCAGATAAAACAGAATATAATATTGGCGAAGAACTTGATATAACTGGTTTAACAATTTTAGTCAATTATTCTGATGGTAGCCAAAAAGAAGTTCCAGTAACATTGGATATGGTTATAGCTCCTAGCATGAATAAAGAAGGACAGACTGATGTTATTATTAAATATGAAGAAAAATATCAAGCGTACTATACTATAAATATTAAAAGTACAATAGAAAAAGAAAAGCCAACTATTACATTTACTCTTGATGATGGAACGACATTTACAAACGGAACAACTTTATTAACAAATGATTTAAAAACTATTATTGTTTCAGTTAATGCGGTAGTTGATTATGAAATCTTTTATACTAAAGATGATGGAGAAACTAATTTAGGTTCTAAAGCTCCGACGGAACCAGGATTATATGCTATCAATGTTACTACACTTGAAAATGCTTATTATAGTTCAACAACTGCATTTGTTTGGTACTATATCAAAGCACCTTCAGTTAAAAAAGAAGCAGAAATTTCATTCTCTATAGAAAATGGAACAAAATTTACTCAAGGTGAACCATATAATATTGAAGTCACAGTATCAAGTGGTGCTGATTATGAAGTTTATTATACTAAAGATGATGGAGAAATCGATTTGGGTGCAACTGCTCCAACAGAACCTGGTTTATATGCAGTGAATGTTAGAATCATTGAAAATGATGAATTTGTTGCTCCTCTTGATAATAAAAAAACTTGGAGATGGTTTGAAATTGTTGCTAAAACTGAAAAGCAAGATGCAGAAATATCTTTTTCTGTAGCTAGTGGAACTCATTTTACTTATGGTGAAGATTATCAAATCGAAGTTGCAGTATCAAATGGCGCTGATTATGAAGTTTATTACACCAAAGATGATGGTGAAACTAATCTTGGACAAAACAAACCAACAGCTCCAGGAACATATGCTATCAATGTTGCAGTAAAAGAAAATGCAACTTTTAAAGCAAAAAACGTCTTTGTTTGGTATGTAATTGATAGTCCAAGTGAATTGCAAGAAGCCGTTATTGAAATATCGATAGAAAATGGAACAATATTTACTTATGGTACTCCATATGAAATTACAGTAAAAGTCTCTGATGGTGCTGATTATGAAGTTTATTATACCAAAGATGATGGTGAAACTAATTTAGGCACAACTGCTCCGACAGAACCTGGAGTATATGCCATCAATGTTTTGGTAAAAGAAAACAATATATATAAATCATCTTCTGCTTTTAGATGGTATAGAATTAATGAAAATGAGGCTCAATCATTAAAAAAAGTTTTACCGCAGTAA
- a CDS encoding aBC-type transport system permease component (product inferred by homology to UniProt), producing the protein MEKEIKLEEKCTTGAPKKKKMSRKRKKELIFVAVLLAYPVIQFLATWIFVNSYSIILSFEKISLEGNVSFAGFDNFINVIKRIFDPNLGSITLSNGARIPYNLMILLNSLGYGLITIFISLPLALVCSYFLSKKMPLANVFRVIFFLPNIISTVALVYAFRMQTIDSSAGILYPLFRAMGIRFETWPSTSIIVYIYCIWAGLGYNVLLLSGAIGRIPKELFESAQMDGAGNFKQFSKIMIPMVWPTVITLVVLGMTNVLTLYLQPVLFNLNNNETIAGTIFNGINNPTQYPYFAAFGLLFSVILAPTILLIRKQLSRRYSDTEC; encoded by the coding sequence ATGGAAAAAGAAATTAAATTAGAGGAGAAATGTACTACTGGAGCTCCTAAAAAGAAAAAGATGTCCAGAAAAAGAAAAAAGGAATTGATTTTCGTTGCTGTTTTGTTGGCCTATCCTGTTATCCAATTCCTTGCAACTTGGATATTTGTCAATTCTTATTCTATTATATTATCTTTTGAAAAAATATCTTTGGAAGGAAATGTTTCATTTGCAGGATTTGATAATTTTATCAATGTTATCAAAAGAATTTTTGATCCTAATTTAGGATCGATTACTTTATCAAATGGTGCAAGAATTCCGTACAATTTAATGATTTTATTGAATTCTTTAGGATATGGTTTGATAACAATTTTTATCAGTTTGCCTTTAGCATTGGTCTGTTCTTATTTCTTATCTAAAAAAATGCCATTAGCTAATGTCTTTAGAGTAATTTTCTTCCTTCCAAATATTATTTCTACAGTTGCATTAGTCTATGCTTTCCGTATGCAGACTATCGATTCGAGTGCTGGAATTTTATATCCTTTATTTCGGGCTATGGGAATTCGTTTTGAAACATGGCCGAGTACTTCTATTATTGTTTATATTTATTGTATTTGGGCTGGATTAGGATATAATGTTTTATTGCTTTCTGGAGCAATTGGACGTATTCCGAAAGAACTTTTTGAATCAGCTCAGATGGATGGTGCTGGAAATTTCAAACAATTTTCTAAAATCATGATTCCAATGGTTTGGCCGACGGTAATAACTTTAGTTGTTTTAGGGATGACAAACGTTTTAACTTTATATCTCCAACCTGTTTTATTTAATCTCAATAATAATGAAACAATTGCTGGAACTATTTTTAATGGAATTAATAATCCGACTCAATATCCATATTTTGCAGCATTCGGCTTGCTTTTCTCTGTCATTCTTGCGCCTACGATTTTACTTATCAGAAAGCAACTTTCCCGAAGATATTCTGATACTGAATGTTAG